The Treponema pectinovorum genome includes a window with the following:
- a CDS encoding hemolysin family protein — MILNFLYEILLPLIIDIFLVCVIAFFAASETAFLSINRVTLHQMLKKDGNKKHSSAKKIQFLKKDTAKLLSLILIGINFVTALTSGIAATVAIKIFGDAGSAYATFVIAFILIIFGEIMPKTVASVYPVQVAGLFAGILIIVEKILFPVVCIFSSITSFITRVLTKFVKENKELITEEELKSLIAVGENEGTLESSEKKMLYRIFNFTDLTVHDIMRHRSHVQFVPENASFSQIVEIFAETGYSRLPVCQENFENVIGVLYYKNILLAGRVRKDSKNLAVRCMRPALFIPKTMTATELLQKFRRENANFAVAVDENGSNVGIVTMDDIMRAVFGHSVHVEQKEVPPEALIVPVTSKEFLVPGDMRIDDVNELLKLNLESDNYDTLAGWLLEQFDCLPEAGETIRKNEILYKVEDQSQRRIKSVRITLP, encoded by the coding sequence ATGATTTTGAATTTTTTGTATGAAATTTTGCTTCCATTGATAATTGATATTTTTTTAGTCTGTGTAATTGCATTCTTTGCCGCGAGCGAAACAGCGTTTCTTTCAATAAATCGTGTTACTTTGCATCAAATGCTTAAAAAAGATGGAAATAAAAAACACAGTTCGGCAAAAAAAATCCAATTTTTAAAAAAAGATACCGCCAAACTTCTTTCTCTAATTTTAATTGGAATAAATTTTGTAACCGCTTTGACCTCTGGTATTGCGGCAACTGTTGCTATAAAAATATTTGGAGATGCAGGTTCTGCATACGCAACCTTTGTAATCGCCTTTATCTTGATAATATTTGGCGAAATTATGCCAAAAACTGTGGCTTCCGTTTATCCAGTTCAAGTTGCGGGACTTTTTGCAGGAATTTTAATAATCGTAGAAAAAATTCTTTTTCCTGTCGTATGTATTTTTTCTTCAATTACGAGTTTTATAACTCGAGTTTTAACGAAATTTGTTAAAGAAAATAAAGAGCTTATAACTGAAGAAGAACTAAAATCTCTCATTGCCGTAGGAGAAAATGAAGGAACTCTTGAATCTAGCGAAAAGAAAATGCTTTACAGAATTTTTAATTTTACAGATTTAACGGTTCACGACATAATGCGTCACAGAAGCCATGTTCAGTTTGTCCCGGAAAATGCATCGTTTAGTCAAATTGTAGAAATTTTTGCAGAAACTGGATATAGCAGACTTCCTGTTTGCCAAGAAAATTTTGAAAATGTGATAGGCGTCTTGTATTATAAAAATATCCTTTTGGCAGGCAGAGTTAGAAAAGATTCCAAAAACCTTGCAGTTCGTTGTATGCGGCCTGCACTTTTTATTCCTAAGACGATGACGGCAACAGAACTTTTGCAAAAATTCAGGCGTGAAAATGCAAATTTTGCAGTTGCTGTTGATGAAAACGGTTCTAATGTCGGGATTGTAACTATGGATGATATTATGCGGGCAGTTTTTGGGCACAGTGTTCATGTTGAGCAAAAAGAAGTTCCTCCAGAAGCTTTGATAGTGCCTGTAACTTCCAAGGAATTTTTGGTTCCTGGCGATATGCGAATTGATGATGTTAATGAACTTTTAAAACTCAACCTAGAAAGCGACAATTACGATACTTTGGCAGGCTGGCTTTTGGAACAATTTGATTGTCTGCCAGAGGCAGGCGAAACTATCCGAAAAAATGAAATCCTCTACAAAGTAGAGGACCAAAGTCAAAGAAGAATAAAAAGTGTAAGAATCACTCTTCCTTAA
- a CDS encoding cytidylate kinase-like family protein — protein sequence MKKIITISREFGSGGRLIGKLVAEALDYTFYDKEIIDMAAQESGLSADFIKNTEQNISSGFLYNLLLGTSYSGTASNAAQSIAGNQILPLADQVFNAERKIILELAKKSNCVIVGRCADYILSNSQEINKKDLLNVFIYGDLDDKLKRIEELYHEPEMAAKKNVIQIDKRRANHYNTFTENTWGERKNYDLMINSSSAGVEGTAKLIVDIARK from the coding sequence ATGAAAAAAATTATAACTATAAGTCGCGAATTTGGTTCTGGTGGAAGATTGATTGGGAAACTCGTTGCAGAAGCGCTTGACTATACTTTTTATGACAAAGAGATTATAGATATGGCAGCACAAGAGAGCGGACTTTCGGCAGATTTTATTAAAAACACAGAACAAAATATTTCTTCAGGCTTTTTGTATAATCTTCTTTTGGGAACAAGTTATTCTGGAACGGCAAGCAATGCTGCTCAAAGCATAGCAGGAAATCAAATACTCCCATTGGCAGATCAAGTTTTTAATGCAGAGCGAAAAATCATTTTAGAGCTCGCAAAAAAAAGCAACTGCGTAATAGTTGGTCGCTGTGCAGATTATATATTGAGCAATTCACAAGAAATCAATAAAAAAGATTTGTTAAATGTTTTTATCTATGGAGATTTGGACGACAAATTAAAAAGAATCGAAGAACTCTATCATGAACCAGAAATGGCTGCAAAAAAGAATGTTATACAAATAGACAAACGCAGAGCAAATCACTACAACACTTTTACAGAAAACACTTGGGGCGAACGAAAAAACTACGATTTAATGATAAACAGTTCTTCGGCAGGCGTAGAAGGCACTGCTAAATTGATAGTAGATATTGCACGCAAATAA
- a CDS encoding hemolysin family protein, which translates to MDGYPTDNFILLIIIALTCVLLSSLFSASESAFLGLNKLRVHFLREKGDKKAIRAGKLLERKEELLNMLLVGNEIVNVALSVVLTSIFLKLFGPAGLGVATFISTVALLIFGEITPKSLTTRYPEKFSFALSGYVSFFFFVLRPFVIFFTGISRVLLNIFGINTQKKQATFTEEEIKTFIDVGGEEGVLETGEKNMMSRVFKFTDLSATDIMVPRPEVVAIGTDFSYRDIIQLSEQTRFSRFPVYKDENIDNIIGVLYIKDLLFYQGSRSDFKVEQHMRSPLFIPGTTKMSSIQELLRKNKQSFAIVIDEYSGTDGILTTEDIEREIFGAIADDFEQAGKATTVHIKNLDDNMLDGSARLADLAEELHIKLDSHDNETIAGYICEKLGHIPVPGEFIDVGEYRFEVNSMDFLRIESVHCTRIAGGE; encoded by the coding sequence ATGGACGGCTATCCCACGGATAATTTTATTCTTCTTATAATAATTGCTCTTACTTGTGTTCTTCTTTCTTCGCTTTTTTCTGCGTCAGAAAGTGCATTTCTTGGTTTAAACAAACTGCGAGTTCACTTTTTGCGAGAAAAGGGCGATAAAAAAGCGATTCGTGCCGGAAAACTTTTGGAACGCAAAGAAGAACTTTTGAATATGCTCCTTGTCGGCAACGAAATTGTAAACGTTGCTCTTTCTGTAGTTCTAACTTCTATCTTTTTAAAACTCTTTGGACCTGCGGGGCTTGGAGTTGCAACTTTTATTTCTACCGTTGCCCTTTTGATATTTGGAGAAATCACTCCAAAAAGTCTTACGACGCGCTATCCAGAAAAATTTTCTTTTGCACTTAGCGGCTATGTTTCGTTTTTCTTTTTTGTTTTGCGCCCATTTGTAATTTTTTTTACAGGGATTTCGCGCGTCTTGCTGAATATCTTTGGAATCAATACCCAAAAAAAACAGGCAACATTTACAGAAGAAGAAATAAAGACTTTTATAGATGTTGGTGGCGAAGAGGGGGTCTTGGAGACTGGCGAAAAAAACATGATGAGTCGTGTTTTTAAATTTACAGATTTAAGCGCTACCGACATAATGGTTCCGCGTCCAGAAGTTGTAGCGATTGGAACGGATTTTTCTTATAGGGATATAATTCAACTTTCTGAGCAAACGCGTTTTAGTCGTTTTCCTGTTTATAAAGATGAAAACATCGACAATATTATTGGCGTGTTATACATAAAAGACTTGCTTTTTTACCAAGGTTCTAGGAGCGATTTTAAAGTTGAACAGCATATGCGTTCTCCGCTTTTTATTCCGGGAACGACAAAGATGTCTTCTATACAAGAACTGCTCAGAAAAAACAAACAGAGTTTTGCGATTGTAATAGATGAATATTCAGGAACGGATGGAATTTTAACGACCGAAGATATTGAACGAGAAATTTTTGGAGCGATTGCGGATGATTTTGAACAGGCAGGAAAAGCCACAACCGTCCACATAAAAAATTTAGATGATAATATGCTCGACGGAAGTGCACGCCTTGCCGACCTTGCAGAAGAATTGCACATTAAACTTGACTCTCACGATAACGAAACGATTGCAGGCTATATTTGCGAAAAACTCGGTCATATTCCAGTTCCGGGAGAATTCATCGATGTTGGCGAATATAGGTTTGAAGTAAATTCAATGGATTTTCTCAGAATTGAAAGCGTTCACTGCACTAGAATTGCAGGAGGTGAATGA